Proteins encoded in a region of the Vibrio ponticus genome:
- the crcB gene encoding fluoride efflux transporter CrcB produces the protein MGQLSILGFIALGGAFGACSRYLVSELCVALLGRGFPYGTLTVNVVGSFIMGLLIAAFESEIMSIEPWRQIIGLGFLGALTTFSTFSMDNVLLMQQGAFFKMGLNVLLNVFLSISAAWLGFQLLMKS, from the coding sequence ATGGGACAGCTTTCCATTTTAGGTTTTATTGCTCTTGGTGGCGCTTTTGGTGCGTGTTCTCGCTATCTCGTCTCAGAGCTTTGTGTCGCGCTGCTGGGTCGAGGTTTTCCTTACGGCACACTCACTGTTAACGTTGTGGGCTCATTTATTATGGGACTACTGATTGCGGCATTTGAAAGTGAAATCATGTCGATTGAACCTTGGCGACAAATTATCGGCCTTGGTTTCCTTGGTGCTCTAACCACATTCTCTACGTTCTCAATGGATAATGTACTGCTGATGCAGCAGGGCGCATTCTTTAAGATGGGCTTAAATGTGTTACTCAATGTCTTTTTGAGCATCTCAGCGGCGTGGTTAGGTTTTCAATTACTGATGAAGTCTTAA
- the hemG gene encoding menaquinone-dependent protoporphyrinogen IX dehydrogenase, producing MKKALFLYSSQEGQTIKILKHIEAQLGGYQCELVDLHQADRIDFSLYERVLIGASIRYGKLNKKLYQFIEANLAQLQQHKVAFFCVNLTARKEDQGKDTPEGSVYIKKFLKLSPWQPELIGVFAGALYYPRYGWFDKMMIKLIMTLTGGETDTSKEVEYTNWEKVTLFAEKFKNL from the coding sequence GTGAAAAAGGCATTGTTTCTATATTCTTCCCAAGAAGGGCAGACGATTAAAATCCTAAAACATATCGAAGCGCAGCTGGGAGGATATCAATGTGAGCTGGTGGATTTGCATCAGGCAGACCGCATTGACTTCTCTTTATATGAGCGAGTACTGATTGGTGCATCGATTCGTTATGGCAAACTCAATAAAAAGCTCTATCAGTTTATTGAAGCCAATCTTGCGCAGTTGCAGCAACATAAAGTCGCTTTCTTTTGCGTCAACCTAACCGCAAGAAAAGAAGACCAAGGTAAAGATACCCCAGAAGGAAGTGTCTATATTAAGAAGTTTCTGAAGCTATCCCCTTGGCAACCGGAATTGATTGGTGTGTTTGCTGGTGCACTTTATTACCCTCGTTACGGCTGGTTTGACAAAATGATGATTAAACTGATCATGACATTGACTGGGGGAGAAACGGATACCAGTAAAGAAGTCGAGTATACCAACTGGGAAAAAGTGACTTTATTTGCCGAAAAATTTAAGAACTTGTAA
- a CDS encoding TrkH family potassium uptake protein: protein MQFRSIIRIVGLLLALFSVSMLAPALVALIYRDGAGVPFVTTFFVLLFCGAICWFPNRRHKHELKARDGFLIVVLFWTVIGSAGSLPFLLADNPSVSVTDAFFESFSALTTTGATVIVGLDHLPKAILFYRQFLQWFGGMGIIVLAVAILPVLGIGGMQLYRAEIPGPVKDSKMTPRIAETAKALWYIYLSLTIACAVAFWLAGMTPFDAIGHSFSTIAIGGFSTHDASMGYFDSYAINMITVVFLLISACNYSLHFAAFASGGVHPKYYWKDPEFRAFIFIQVLLFLVCFLMLLNHHSYDTIYEAFDQALFQTVSISTTAGFTTTGFAEWPLFLPVLLLFSSFIGGCAGSTGGGMKVIRILLLTLQGARELKRLVHPRAVYTIKLGGSALPQRVVDAVWGFFSAYALVFVVCMLALIATGMDELSAFSAVAATLNNLGPGLGEVALHFGEINDKAKWVLVVSMLFGRLEIFTLLILLTPTFWRS, encoded by the coding sequence ATGCAATTTCGATCAATTATCCGAATCGTAGGGCTGTTACTCGCCCTGTTTAGCGTCTCGATGCTTGCCCCTGCCTTGGTAGCGTTAATCTACCGAGATGGCGCTGGTGTACCGTTTGTGACGACTTTCTTTGTTCTACTTTTTTGTGGTGCAATCTGTTGGTTTCCCAATCGTCGTCATAAGCATGAACTTAAAGCGCGAGATGGCTTTTTAATTGTTGTTCTGTTCTGGACGGTTATCGGCAGCGCCGGTTCCTTGCCATTTTTACTCGCTGATAATCCTAGTGTGTCGGTAACGGATGCCTTTTTTGAATCCTTTTCCGCGTTAACGACCACGGGTGCGACAGTGATTGTCGGTCTTGACCATTTACCTAAAGCGATTTTGTTCTACCGTCAATTCTTACAATGGTTTGGCGGGATGGGGATCATCGTGTTAGCCGTTGCTATCCTGCCGGTGTTAGGTATCGGCGGAATGCAGCTTTATCGAGCTGAGATTCCCGGACCAGTAAAAGACAGCAAAATGACCCCACGTATTGCCGAGACAGCAAAAGCGTTGTGGTACATCTATTTAAGTTTGACGATAGCCTGTGCAGTCGCGTTTTGGTTGGCGGGGATGACACCGTTTGATGCTATTGGTCATAGTTTCTCAACCATCGCTATTGGTGGCTTCTCTACCCATGATGCGAGTATGGGCTACTTTGATAGTTACGCGATTAATATGATTACCGTGGTATTCCTATTAATCTCAGCGTGTAACTACTCATTGCACTTTGCTGCTTTTGCTTCTGGTGGTGTACACCCAAAATATTATTGGAAGGATCCTGAGTTTCGCGCATTCATCTTTATTCAAGTGCTGCTATTTCTCGTGTGCTTTTTGATGCTACTTAATCATCACTCTTATGACACTATCTATGAAGCATTCGATCAGGCGCTGTTCCAAACCGTGTCAATTTCAACCACCGCAGGTTTCACCACCACCGGATTTGCTGAGTGGCCACTGTTTCTACCCGTGTTGTTATTGTTCTCTTCTTTTATAGGGGGATGTGCCGGCTCGACAGGTGGCGGCATGAAAGTTATCCGAATCTTGTTGCTGACATTGCAAGGCGCTCGTGAACTGAAACGTTTAGTACATCCTCGAGCGGTCTATACGATTAAGTTAGGAGGCAGTGCACTTCCTCAGCGAGTGGTTGATGCAGTATGGGGATTCTTTTCTGCATACGCGTTGGTATTTGTTGTCTGTATGTTGGCGCTGATTGCAACAGGTATGGATGAGTTAAGCGCATTCTCTGCGGTTGCGGCAACCTTGAATAATCTCGGTCCTGGTCTAGGAGAAGTTGCGCTGCATTTTGGTGAGATTAACGATAAAGCTAAATGGGTATTAGTGGTGTCGATGTTGTTTGGACGACTTGAGATATTTACCCTACTTATATTACTGACACCGACGTTTTGGCGTAGCTAA
- a CDS encoding YigZ family protein, translated as MNDKPYLIPAQPVIFEEEIKKSLFITYLAHTPSIATAKSFVDEIKKKHADARHNCWGFVAGRPEDSMQWGFSDDGEPSGTAGKPILAQLSGSGVGEISAVVTRYYGGIRLGTGGLVKAYGGGVQQALKQLQTIEKKITTLITLQLDYGFMPVAQSLFAQFGVQEVEAQYSDEVVLTLEIEVRELEAFTQAIINKSGAKAIVTPLKGIK; from the coding sequence ATGAACGATAAGCCCTATTTGATTCCCGCACAGCCGGTGATTTTTGAAGAAGAGATTAAAAAGAGTCTCTTTATTACCTATTTGGCTCATACGCCCAGTATTGCCACGGCAAAGTCTTTTGTGGATGAGATAAAAAAGAAACACGCAGATGCTCGACATAATTGCTGGGGATTTGTCGCTGGGCGCCCAGAAGACTCAATGCAATGGGGGTTTAGTGATGATGGCGAACCATCAGGTACCGCTGGAAAGCCGATCTTGGCGCAACTATCTGGTTCAGGGGTTGGCGAAATCAGTGCCGTTGTGACGCGATATTATGGTGGAATTCGCTTGGGAACAGGCGGTTTGGTGAAAGCTTATGGTGGTGGTGTACAACAAGCTCTTAAGCAGCTTCAAACAATCGAGAAAAAAATCACCACATTAATAACGCTCCAGTTAGACTATGGTTTTATGCCAGTCGCACAATCGTTATTTGCTCAGTTCGGTGTGCAGGAAGTTGAGGCACAATACAGTGATGAAGTTGTACTTACCCTTGAAATTGAAGTGCGTGAGTTAGAGGCGTTTACCCAAGCTATCATCAATAAGAGTGGCGCTAAAGCCATTGTTACCCCGCTTAAAGGGATTAAATAG
- the fadB gene encoding fatty acid oxidation complex subunit alpha FadB, with amino-acid sequence MIYQANTLRVKEVQDGIAELCFSSPNSVNKLDLATLESLDAALDALKQNASIRGLMLTSDKDAFIVGADITEFLGLFAKPDEELDQWLQFANQIFSKLEDLPFPTISVLKGHTLGGGCECVLATDFRIGDKTTSIGLPETKLGIMPGFGGCVRLPRLIGADSAMEIITQGKACRANEALKIGLLDAVVDTEVLTQSALTTLNQAIGEQVDWQSRRKQKTSALTLSKLEAMMSFTMAKGLVAQKAGPHYPAPMAAVKTIEEGATLARNEALDVERKYFVGLAKSPEASALVGLFLSDQYIKGIAKKAAKSANKETQRAAVLGAGIMGGGIAYQSALKGVPVMMKDIAQASLDLGMNEASKLLNKSLERGRINGFKMAGILGSITPSLHYAGIEQADVIVEAVVENPKIKAAVLSEVEQNVAQDTVITSNTSTIPIDLLAKSLQRPENFCGMHFFNPVHRMPLVEIIRGQHTSEETINRVVAYAAKMGKSPIVVNDCPGFFVNRVLFPYFGGFSLLLRDGADFTQVDKVMERKFGWPMGPAYLLDVVGIDTAHHAQAVMAQGFPERMAKTERDVIDVLFEAEKYGQKNGNGFYSYTTDRKGKPKKTFDPSILSQIAEVCQDKQTFDDQTIIARTMIPMINEVVLCLEQGIIASPQEADMALIYGLGFPPFRGGVFRYLDQMGLDTYIEQAKQYQHLGAMYQVPQLLIDMAAKGELFYASQQQSSI; translated from the coding sequence ATGATTTACCAAGCCAACACCCTACGTGTAAAGGAAGTGCAAGACGGTATCGCCGAGCTTTGTTTTAGCTCTCCAAACTCGGTGAACAAACTCGATTTAGCTACGCTTGAATCGCTAGACGCTGCACTCGACGCCCTCAAACAAAACGCCAGTATTCGTGGTTTGATGCTGACCAGTGATAAAGATGCCTTTATCGTTGGAGCGGATATCACCGAATTCCTTGGTCTGTTTGCCAAACCCGATGAAGAACTGGACCAATGGTTACAGTTCGCTAACCAAATATTTTCTAAGCTGGAAGATTTGCCTTTCCCTACCATATCGGTACTGAAAGGACATACGCTTGGTGGAGGATGTGAGTGTGTACTCGCTACCGACTTCCGCATTGGTGATAAAACCACCAGCATTGGATTACCAGAAACGAAACTCGGCATCATGCCTGGATTTGGTGGCTGTGTTCGACTGCCACGCCTAATTGGGGCTGATAGCGCAATGGAAATCATCACCCAAGGTAAAGCATGCCGCGCTAATGAAGCGCTAAAAATTGGTCTGCTTGATGCGGTTGTCGATACTGAAGTGCTAACCCAATCGGCTTTAACAACGCTCAATCAAGCAATCGGCGAGCAAGTCGATTGGCAGTCACGACGCAAGCAAAAAACCTCAGCGCTAACACTGAGTAAGCTCGAAGCCATGATGAGTTTTACCATGGCGAAGGGCTTAGTCGCGCAAAAAGCGGGACCACATTACCCGGCTCCCATGGCGGCAGTGAAGACCATCGAAGAAGGCGCAACACTGGCACGTAACGAAGCCCTCGATGTTGAGCGTAAGTACTTTGTTGGTTTAGCCAAGTCCCCTGAAGCAAGTGCACTCGTCGGTCTATTCCTTAGCGATCAATACATCAAAGGTATTGCTAAAAAAGCGGCGAAATCAGCCAATAAAGAGACCCAACGAGCTGCCGTGCTGGGCGCAGGTATCATGGGTGGTGGCATCGCTTACCAATCGGCCCTGAAAGGTGTACCGGTAATGATGAAAGACATTGCCCAAGCGTCGTTAGATTTGGGGATGAATGAGGCGTCGAAATTACTCAACAAGAGCCTAGAACGCGGACGTATTAATGGCTTTAAGATGGCTGGCATCCTCGGCTCTATCACGCCTAGCCTACATTATGCGGGCATTGAGCAAGCCGATGTGATTGTGGAAGCGGTCGTCGAGAACCCGAAAATTAAAGCAGCCGTATTAAGCGAAGTCGAACAAAATGTCGCGCAAGATACGGTGATTACTTCTAATACATCAACAATTCCAATCGACCTATTAGCGAAATCACTCCAACGCCCAGAAAACTTCTGTGGAATGCATTTCTTCAACCCTGTGCATCGTATGCCATTGGTCGAAATCATTCGTGGTCAGCACACATCAGAGGAAACCATCAATCGCGTGGTCGCCTACGCGGCAAAAATGGGCAAATCCCCTATTGTCGTGAATGATTGCCCTGGATTCTTCGTTAACCGCGTCCTGTTTCCGTACTTTGGTGGCTTTAGCCTGCTGTTACGTGACGGCGCTGACTTCACTCAAGTGGATAAAGTCATGGAACGTAAGTTTGGTTGGCCAATGGGACCTGCTTATCTACTCGATGTCGTCGGTATTGATACCGCTCACCACGCTCAAGCGGTGATGGCACAAGGGTTCCCTGAGCGAATGGCAAAAACAGAGCGCGACGTGATTGATGTTCTGTTTGAAGCAGAAAAATACGGTCAGAAGAATGGCAACGGTTTTTACAGCTACACAACGGATCGCAAAGGCAAACCAAAGAAAACATTTGACCCTTCGATCCTTAGCCAGATCGCAGAGGTTTGCCAAGACAAACAAACCTTTGATGATCAAACCATTATCGCCCGCACTATGATCCCGATGATCAATGAAGTCGTGCTGTGTCTTGAGCAAGGCATTATTGCTTCACCACAAGAAGCGGATATGGCGTTGATTTACGGTCTCGGCTTCCCACCATTCCGAGGTGGTGTATTCCGCTACCTCGACCAAATGGGGCTCGATACTTACATTGAACAAGCCAAGCAATACCAGCATTTAGGTGCCATGTACCAAGTGCCGCAATTGTTGATAGATATGGCAGCTAAAGGCGAACTCTTTTATGCCAGTCAGCAGCAAAGTTCAATTTAA
- the fadA gene encoding acetyl-CoA C-acyltransferase FadA: protein MTIETRKVVIVDCLRTPMGRSKGGTFRNVRAEDLSAHLMKGILARNPQVNPSEIEDIYWGCVQQTLEQGFNVARNAALLAGLPIEVGAVTVNRLCGSSMQALHDGTRAIMTGDAEICLIGGVEHMGHVPMNHGVDFHPGMAKNVAKAAGMMGLTAEMLGKLHGIGREQQDEFAARSHARAHAATVEGRFKNEILPTEGHAADGTLMLLEDDEVIRPETSVEGLSQLRPVFDPANGTVTAGSSSALSDGASAMLIMSEEKAKQLGLPIRAYIKSMAIAGCDPSIMGYGPVPATQKALKRAGLTVADMDVVELNEAFAAQALPVAKDLGLLEVMDEKVNLNGGAIALGHPLGCSGSRISTTLINLMEAKDAKYGLATMCIGLGQGIATVFERPQ from the coding sequence ATGACTATAGAGACAAGAAAAGTAGTAATCGTTGACTGTCTTCGAACCCCAATGGGACGTTCAAAAGGCGGCACTTTTCGTAATGTGCGCGCAGAAGATCTCTCTGCCCATTTAATGAAAGGCATCCTAGCGCGTAACCCACAGGTTAATCCAAGTGAGATTGAAGATATCTACTGGGGCTGCGTACAACAAACATTGGAACAAGGCTTTAATGTCGCGCGCAATGCCGCTCTGCTTGCCGGCTTACCTATTGAAGTGGGAGCAGTAACCGTCAACCGTTTATGTGGCTCATCAATGCAAGCACTGCATGATGGTACCCGTGCGATTATGACTGGCGACGCAGAGATCTGTCTGATTGGAGGGGTCGAACACATGGGTCATGTTCCAATGAACCATGGCGTTGATTTCCATCCAGGTATGGCTAAAAACGTAGCTAAAGCGGCTGGCATGATGGGTTTAACGGCTGAAATGCTCGGTAAGTTGCATGGCATAGGTCGAGAGCAACAAGATGAGTTTGCTGCACGCTCGCATGCCAGAGCTCATGCTGCAACGGTTGAGGGACGTTTCAAGAACGAAATCCTGCCGACAGAGGGACATGCAGCGGATGGTACTTTAATGCTGCTTGAAGACGATGAAGTGATCCGCCCTGAAACCAGTGTTGAGGGGCTCTCACAATTGCGTCCGGTGTTTGACCCAGCCAATGGAACGGTCACTGCAGGCTCTTCCTCTGCACTATCTGATGGTGCCTCAGCGATGCTGATCATGAGTGAAGAAAAAGCCAAGCAACTTGGTCTGCCGATTCGCGCTTACATCAAGAGCATGGCGATCGCTGGTTGCGATCCTTCTATCATGGGTTATGGACCCGTACCTGCAACACAGAAAGCGCTTAAACGAGCGGGGCTGACTGTCGCAGATATGGATGTGGTTGAGCTCAATGAAGCCTTTGCGGCGCAAGCATTGCCTGTCGCCAAGGACCTTGGTCTACTCGAGGTTATGGATGAGAAAGTGAACTTGAACGGCGGTGCGATTGCACTTGGTCACCCACTCGGCTGTTCTGGTTCGCGCATCTCAACTACGCTAATCAACCTAATGGAAGCGAAAGATGCCAAGTACGGTCTAGCTACTATGTGTATCGGGCTAGGTCAAGGTATTGCAACGGTATTCGAGCGTCCTCAGTAA